Proteins from a single region of Chloroherpeton thalassium ATCC 35110:
- the lptE gene encoding LPS assembly lipoprotein LptE — protein MATLSGCYSFSEGSLPSHIKTIAIPVFGDESSSGIGQLREQLTTKMVDHVQSQSSLVIEQDRRLANSVMEAVIKSYSDEPSQVSSTTERATQNRISITISVTYKDLVTKKTLFTQSFTGISDYAIGDFTAQQESIEEAIDQVSDDILNRLLAGAGW, from the coding sequence ATGGCAACGCTTAGCGGATGCTATTCTTTTTCGGAAGGATCATTGCCAAGCCACATCAAAACAATCGCCATTCCCGTTTTCGGCGATGAATCCAGCAGTGGCATCGGGCAGCTTCGCGAACAGCTCACCACCAAAATGGTCGATCATGTGCAATCTCAAAGCTCTTTGGTTATTGAGCAAGATAGACGCCTGGCAAATTCGGTAATGGAAGCGGTTATCAAATCGTATTCCGATGAGCCAAGCCAAGTCAGCAGCACCACAGAACGCGCCACACAAAACCGCATCAGCATTACCATTAGTGTTACTTACAAAGATTTGGTTACCAAAAAGACGCTTTTTACCCAATCTTTCACTGGCATTTCCGACTACGCAATCGGCGATTTTACCGCACAACAAGAATCTATTGAGGAAGCCATCGATCAAGTTTCGGATGACATTTTAAATCGACTGCTGGCTGGCGCAGGCTGGTAG
- a CDS encoding acetate kinase produces MNILVLNCGSSSVKFRLIHTYFDLIRENKDYSIASGLIERVGSEGLLSFRSTNAQGEVLSTLRTTAPVRTHQAAIDQIIKWITSENSGIQGIQSLEDIHAVGHRVVHGGEKLTRSVLIDDSVVEQIEDCIELAPLHNPQNLKGIYAAKKTFGPNIPQVAVFDTAFHHTLPDHAYLYALPYQIYRRHRIRRYGFHGLSHRYVRFRYRTILGMERENVNIISLHLGNGCSACAIKNGNSIDTSMGMTPLEGLVMGTRAGDVDPAILTYLAHKEGHSLDDLDKLLNSQSGLLGISGLTNDMRELIEESLENDDRRAKLALEIFAYRIKKYVGAYLSAMNGADAIIFTGGIGENADFIRQKICAGMNWCGIEIDENLNKQTTRGREGRISPDGNKPEVWVIPTNEELVIARDTYRCVMRKE; encoded by the coding sequence ATGAATATTCTCGTTCTTAATTGCGGAAGTTCATCCGTAAAATTCCGATTGATTCACACCTATTTTGACCTGATTCGGGAGAACAAGGACTACTCGATTGCATCAGGCTTGATTGAGCGTGTCGGTAGCGAAGGCTTGCTCTCGTTTCGCTCAACCAACGCGCAGGGAGAAGTATTGAGTACGCTTCGCACCACCGCGCCTGTTCGGACTCATCAGGCCGCGATTGACCAGATTATCAAGTGGATTACCTCGGAAAACTCAGGCATTCAAGGCATTCAATCGCTCGAAGACATTCACGCAGTTGGACATCGCGTGGTTCATGGCGGGGAAAAACTCACGCGTTCGGTGCTTATCGATGACTCTGTGGTTGAGCAAATAGAGGACTGCATTGAACTGGCGCCGCTTCACAACCCGCAAAATTTGAAAGGTATTTACGCGGCTAAAAAAACATTTGGCCCAAACATTCCACAAGTTGCTGTATTCGACACCGCGTTTCACCACACCTTGCCGGATCATGCGTATCTCTACGCGTTGCCGTATCAGATTTATCGTCGACATCGAATTCGCCGCTATGGATTTCATGGTTTATCGCATCGTTATGTTCGCTTCCGTTATCGCACAATATTGGGCATGGAGCGCGAGAATGTCAATATTATTTCATTGCACTTAGGCAATGGTTGTTCGGCTTGCGCCATCAAAAATGGCAACTCGATCGATACCTCAATGGGAATGACGCCACTTGAAGGTTTGGTGATGGGAACAAGAGCGGGCGACGTAGATCCTGCCATTTTGACCTATTTGGCACATAAAGAAGGGCATTCGCTCGACGATTTGGATAAACTCTTGAACAGTCAATCTGGTTTGCTGGGAATTTCTGGCTTGACCAACGATATGCGCGAGTTGATTGAAGAGTCGCTTGAAAATGACGATCGTCGTGCGAAACTCGCGCTTGAAATTTTTGCATATCGAATTAAAAAATATGTTGGCGCCTACCTTTCTGCCATGAACGGCGCAGATGCAATTATCTTTACCGGTGGTATCGGAGAAAATGCGGATTTCATTCGTCAAAAGATTTGCGCAGGGATGAACTGGTGTGGCATAGAAATCGACGAAAATTTGAATAAACAAACCACGCGTGGGCGCGAAGGGCGTATTTCCCCTGACGGCAACAAACCGGAAGTTTGGGTTATTCCAACCAACGAGGAACTTGTCATTGCCCGCGATACGTATCGCTGCGTCATGCGTAAGGAGTAA
- a CDS encoding DNA translocase FtsK, protein MLKPETPSRDTARNTSSSTSKTTRKKQTNGGLQDVLQRRKHEVIGLAIMFVSFLLLISIFSYSPEDNSKIENISIFDFFSEYATLAADQLKNPLGLIGAKLSGFIMESILGYPTALLVGVAAFWGWTLFRRQKHEHAVSVTVYATLFAVQIAAMFGATNWEISEAMSGAIGRLIATFLRTIIGDFGTWSILLILLFVTIVLMIDLDIQKTLDRITYLFRDKAAGASTKFKEWHESRESARGKKTTAKPEPTQAKQNASQTPNESLPESSDDTNALAATTPDAPLTQSPQRNTDATSVADDDDDALFEHLNKRVSSYVEFLPSEKKEGNAQPAARQQETRQPNLTKGQLKKSPDATDLQPSNRTQKEKAGQPDDSHLRITVHPGSGAKEETFLLSELEKLEKEALHGDAPKEKTMPSQSGFSKEASHSHEPKTEELLQKRETTKAPEQIASKKPADAFSPSASLKEEIKQPKPFEPPVQPKLNTTFPPETTQKNRSFDELSDEETIDELISPYTRSLSKAQPEEPDFTSRENEPLTPENDEETELPTVTTNPPFVEETPSSLETNLQKSAAQEEMARAETTPGIENTQAEEEAVEITVKETVREEAANLDDRDLKVDTRHHVAYRFPSVDLLNDPENEENTVSREELEENKAKLLEKLRIYKIEVIKIEATVGPRVTLFELELAPDVKVSRIVALQDDLAMALAARGIRIIAPIPGKNAVGVEIPNNQPQMVHIKTVLQSQKFKNSKCTLPIAFGKTISNEIFIDDLAKMPHLLIAGATGSGKSVGINTLLASLIYFCSPDNVKFLLIDPKRVELFPYHQLKNHFLVKYPELEEQIITDTSKAVYALKSIEKEMDNRYDRLAKAGVRNIKAYNEKFSDEALPYIVVVIDELADMMITAGKEVEEPIARLAQLARAVGIHLVVATQRPSVDVITGIIKANFPARVAYQVTSKVDSRTILDMMGADQLLGNGDMLYLPSTEPKPIRIQNAFISTSEVERLTDFIYSQKGFSAYYELPLPEIKGTSSRGRFDEDISAAKDKMFEDAARLVVRHQQGSVSLLQRRLKLGFSRAARIMDQLEQSGIVGPQDGSKARVVLIETEDSLDLLLNNLD, encoded by the coding sequence ATGCTTAAACCTGAAACACCTTCTCGCGATACAGCAAGAAACACATCTTCAAGCACATCTAAAACCACACGAAAAAAACAAACCAACGGAGGGCTGCAAGATGTCCTCCAAAGGCGCAAACATGAAGTGATTGGCTTAGCCATTATGTTCGTTTCATTTTTGCTCCTTATTTCAATTTTTTCTTACAGTCCCGAGGATAATTCCAAGATTGAAAACATCTCGATTTTTGATTTTTTCTCCGAATACGCCACGCTTGCTGCCGATCAGCTTAAAAATCCATTAGGACTTATTGGGGCAAAGCTTTCCGGCTTCATTATGGAATCCATTCTCGGCTACCCAACGGCGCTGCTGGTTGGCGTGGCTGCGTTTTGGGGCTGGACACTTTTTCGCAGGCAAAAACATGAACACGCTGTTTCGGTAACCGTTTATGCTACGCTTTTTGCGGTACAAATTGCTGCCATGTTCGGCGCAACCAATTGGGAAATTAGCGAGGCGATGTCCGGCGCAATTGGCCGATTGATCGCGACTTTCTTGAGAACCATTATTGGTGATTTTGGAACCTGGAGCATTTTGCTCATTCTTTTATTTGTCACGATCGTTCTCATGATCGATTTGGACATTCAAAAAACACTCGACCGAATCACTTATCTCTTTCGCGACAAAGCGGCTGGCGCATCAACCAAATTCAAAGAATGGCACGAATCGCGAGAATCGGCTCGTGGTAAAAAAACAACTGCCAAACCGGAGCCGACACAGGCCAAACAAAACGCGTCCCAGACGCCAAACGAATCCTTGCCCGAAAGTTCGGATGACACAAACGCCTTAGCAGCAACTACGCCCGATGCGCCGTTGACTCAGTCACCACAACGAAACACTGATGCCACATCTGTTGCTGACGACGATGACGACGCGCTTTTCGAACATCTCAACAAACGCGTCTCTTCTTATGTTGAATTTTTGCCTTCAGAAAAAAAAGAAGGAAACGCACAGCCAGCAGCTCGCCAACAAGAAACCAGACAGCCCAACCTAACTAAAGGCCAACTGAAGAAATCGCCGGATGCCACCGATCTTCAGCCTTCAAACAGAACACAAAAAGAAAAAGCAGGGCAACCCGACGATTCTCATTTGAGAATTACCGTGCATCCGGGTTCGGGCGCGAAGGAAGAAACGTTCTTGCTCAGCGAACTCGAAAAGCTTGAAAAAGAAGCCCTACATGGGGATGCGCCCAAAGAAAAAACGATGCCCTCGCAGTCGGGCTTTTCGAAAGAGGCAAGCCACTCGCACGAGCCGAAAACCGAAGAACTTCTCCAAAAAAGAGAAACCACAAAAGCACCAGAGCAAATTGCATCAAAAAAACCGGCGGATGCTTTTTCACCGTCCGCTTCGCTGAAAGAAGAAATTAAACAGCCAAAACCGTTTGAACCACCGGTTCAACCAAAACTAAACACGACGTTTCCACCGGAAACCACCCAAAAGAACCGATCATTTGACGAACTGAGCGACGAAGAAACCATCGATGAACTGATTTCGCCTTACACGAGAAGCCTTTCAAAAGCGCAGCCAGAAGAACCGGATTTTACCTCACGAGAAAATGAGCCGCTAACACCTGAAAATGACGAGGAAACGGAACTGCCGACTGTCACCACGAACCCTCCATTTGTGGAAGAGACGCCGTCGTCATTAGAAACCAACTTGCAAAAATCAGCAGCGCAAGAGGAAATGGCGCGCGCAGAAACAACACCTGGGATAGAAAACACGCAGGCGGAAGAGGAAGCGGTGGAAATTACGGTTAAAGAAACCGTGCGCGAGGAAGCGGCCAATTTAGACGACCGAGACTTGAAAGTAGATACTCGCCACCATGTTGCGTACCGTTTTCCATCCGTAGATCTTTTGAACGACCCAGAAAACGAGGAAAATACCGTTTCCAGAGAAGAGCTTGAAGAAAACAAAGCCAAGCTTCTCGAAAAGCTTCGCATCTACAAAATTGAAGTCATCAAAATTGAAGCGACCGTTGGGCCGCGAGTCACGCTTTTCGAACTCGAGCTTGCACCGGATGTGAAAGTTAGTCGGATCGTGGCGCTTCAAGACGATTTGGCCATGGCGCTTGCGGCGCGAGGCATTCGCATCATTGCGCCGATTCCAGGAAAAAACGCCGTCGGCGTGGAGATTCCGAACAACCAGCCACAAATGGTTCACATCAAAACAGTTCTGCAAAGCCAAAAATTTAAGAACTCGAAGTGCACCTTGCCAATTGCTTTTGGCAAAACGATTTCAAACGAGATTTTCATCGACGACTTGGCTAAAATGCCTCACCTCTTAATTGCAGGCGCCACGGGGTCTGGAAAGTCCGTTGGCATCAACACATTGCTTGCGAGCTTGATCTACTTTTGCAGCCCAGACAATGTCAAGTTTCTTTTGATTGATCCGAAACGGGTGGAGCTTTTTCCGTATCACCAACTCAAAAATCATTTTCTGGTAAAATATCCAGAGTTGGAAGAACAAATTATTACCGATACGTCGAAGGCTGTTTATGCGCTTAAATCCATTGAAAAGGAAATGGACAATCGCTACGACAGACTCGCAAAAGCCGGCGTCCGCAATATTAAGGCCTACAACGAGAAATTCTCCGACGAAGCCTTGCCCTACATTGTAGTTGTCATTGATGAGCTTGCCGATATGATGATCACCGCCGGAAAAGAGGTCGAAGAACCGATTGCTCGATTGGCTCAGCTTGCGCGCGCAGTTGGTATTCATTTGGTTGTTGCAACGCAGCGCCCATCGGTTGATGTCATCACAGGTATTATTAAAGCCAATTTTCCTGCGCGCGTGGCGTATCAAGTCACAAGCAAGGTTGATTCACGCACCATTTTGGATATGATGGGCGCGGATCAGCTGCTCGGCAACGGTGATATGCTCTATCTGCCAAGCACTGAGCCAAAACCGATTCGGATTCAAAACGCGTTTATCAGCACCAGCGAAGTTGAACGACTAACGGATTTCATTTATTCGCAAAAAGGTTTTAGCGCTTACTACGAGTTGCCGCTTCCTGAAATTAAAGGCACATCAAGTCGCGGAAGATTCGATGAAGATATCAGTGCTGCGAAAGATAAAATGTTTGAAGATGCGGCACGGTTAGTTGTTCGGCATCAACAGGGCAGCGTCTCGCTTTTGCAGCGGCGCTTGAAGCTCGGTTTCAGCCGCGCGGCACGCATTATGGATCAGCTTGAACAAAGCGGCATTGTGGGGCCTCAAGATGGCAGCAAAGCTCGCGTGGTTTTGATCGAAACAGAAGATTCGCTCGATTTGCTACTGAATAATTTAGATTAG
- a CDS encoding alpha-amylase family glycosyl hydrolase: MRLIVLTIVSLIAFASIFFVIARGFAKTPSKLAHETAMQSPEWLKKAIIYKIFIRNYTEEGNLNAIIKRFSELKQYGTTVICLSSIFPCGEPNDKSMAKNPYAISDFRKISPDIGSEEDLRNFIKEAHQEGFKVILDFVAGATALDSSLCASHPEFYKKDKEGKIQPFANEVISDMAMLDMENPATQAYLLDSMKYWVSEFGIDGFNCILTEAAPLSFWEQANKALHEISKEPILFADGGQPNYHLHAFSLTPSRSMSEVISDVISGEKKAGLLESALETEMKYFPQNSLRVRFNNGYMLNPFAAPKHTDAVCSKIAKLKAVLTFTLGGFGSIRAIPMIYGGEEVGLSLPAMARTEQPLQWESPCQREFQDLYRKLGFLRNTDPLFIYGKMVLVKNSKEESVFAFTREYKGKKALVVVNLSGTDFAGFLKVEPARILNDYLEPDKQNTTKDGNMKLTLPPFGYKIYFFGDASGN; encoded by the coding sequence ATGCGGCTGATTGTTTTAACTATTGTTTCCCTAATTGCCTTTGCAAGTATTTTTTTTGTGATTGCACGCGGTTTTGCTAAAACCCCAAGCAAACTGGCGCATGAGACAGCCATGCAAAGCCCGGAATGGCTAAAAAAAGCCATTATCTATAAGATTTTCATCAGAAATTACACGGAAGAAGGAAATCTGAACGCCATCATCAAGCGTTTTTCCGAATTAAAGCAATATGGCACAACCGTGATTTGCCTGTCATCAATTTTTCCCTGCGGCGAACCAAATGACAAATCAATGGCAAAAAATCCTTATGCGATAAGCGATTTTCGAAAGATTTCGCCCGATATAGGCTCGGAGGAGGATTTGCGAAACTTCATAAAAGAAGCGCATCAAGAGGGCTTTAAGGTCATTTTGGATTTTGTGGCCGGCGCCACGGCGTTGGATTCTTCTCTTTGCGCCTCGCATCCTGAGTTTTATAAAAAAGATAAGGAAGGGAAAATCCAGCCTTTTGCAAATGAGGTCATCAGCGATATGGCGATGCTCGATATGGAAAATCCAGCTACGCAAGCTTACCTGTTAGACTCGATGAAATATTGGGTCAGCGAGTTTGGCATCGACGGGTTCAACTGTATTCTTACCGAAGCCGCGCCGCTAAGCTTTTGGGAACAAGCCAATAAAGCGCTGCATGAAATTTCAAAAGAGCCGATTTTATTTGCTGATGGCGGGCAGCCCAATTATCACTTACACGCTTTTTCCCTGACGCCCTCGCGCAGCATGAGCGAAGTCATCTCCGACGTCATTTCAGGCGAAAAGAAAGCCGGCTTATTGGAATCGGCGCTCGAAACCGAAATGAAGTATTTTCCACAAAATTCACTCAGGGTTCGCTTCAATAATGGCTATATGCTAAATCCCTTTGCAGCGCCTAAACACACCGATGCGGTTTGCAGCAAAATCGCTAAGCTGAAAGCCGTCTTAACCTTCACGCTCGGTGGATTTGGCTCTATTCGTGCCATTCCGATGATTTACGGCGGCGAAGAAGTCGGACTTTCTTTACCCGCAATGGCGCGCACAGAGCAGCCACTCCAGTGGGAATCGCCTTGCCAACGCGAATTTCAAGACTTGTATCGAAAGCTTGGCTTTTTAAGAAACACAGATCCGCTGTTTATTTATGGCAAAATGGTGTTGGTGAAAAATTCAAAAGAGGAATCGGTCTTTGCATTTACCCGTGAATATAAAGGCAAAAAAGCGCTGGTGGTTGTGAACTTAAGCGGTACAGATTTTGCGGGTTTTCTTAAAGTCGAGCCGGCGCGAATTTTGAACGATTACCTTGAACCGGATAAACAAAACACCACGAAAGATGGCAACATGAAGCTGACTTTGCCTCCATTCGGCTATAAGATTTATTTCTTTGGTGACGCAAGTGGGAACTGA
- a CDS encoding glycosyltransferase, giving the protein MEFTPFDPELRTFGVLSLLFLYCLGGWLIMFLRILLTYRNMPVLSKQNYPHHAPLVSVIVPACNEASNIAKTLRSLIIQTYPNVEILAINDRSSDETGKIMRQLSQESARLRYLEIEQLPDDWLGKNHACQKGYELAKGEYFLFTDADVTFQPDVLEKTVAYAAHAHAEHIVTYPKLRTENIFEYALIALFGMLFTWKFNPGEAKNPKNKTAYVGVGAFNFISRRAYETLGTHRRLRAEVADDVMLGYYAKQAGFGTHILNGYDKLSVRWREGFLDTLRGIERSGFPGVNYSWLWVLAGVFGSVFGLILPYWLLFFPGLLAKITAAISFLLIWLSYVTLGNPLGKSAMATALHPFITIAFMYALVKSAVKITMEGGVWWRETFYPLELLKQKVANPSNASSYQTSEEF; this is encoded by the coding sequence ATGGAATTTACACCATTCGACCCAGAGCTGCGAACTTTTGGCGTTCTGAGCCTACTTTTTCTCTATTGTCTTGGCGGCTGGCTAATAATGTTCTTGCGAATTTTGCTCACTTACCGAAATATGCCGGTCTTAAGCAAGCAAAATTACCCTCATCATGCTCCTCTTGTTAGTGTCATTGTGCCAGCATGCAACGAAGCTTCGAACATAGCAAAAACACTTCGTTCTCTTATTATCCAAACTTATCCAAATGTAGAAATTCTTGCAATAAATGACCGATCAAGCGATGAAACCGGAAAAATTATGCGCCAACTGAGCCAGGAAAGCGCTCGCTTGCGCTACTTGGAAATTGAGCAGCTCCCCGATGATTGGCTTGGGAAAAATCATGCGTGCCAAAAAGGCTACGAGCTTGCCAAAGGCGAGTATTTCCTTTTTACCGATGCGGATGTTACTTTTCAACCGGACGTGCTTGAAAAAACAGTCGCGTATGCCGCACACGCTCACGCCGAGCACATTGTTACTTATCCCAAACTTCGAACTGAAAATATTTTTGAATACGCCCTCATTGCGCTCTTTGGAATGCTTTTCACCTGGAAATTCAACCCGGGCGAGGCAAAAAATCCTAAAAATAAAACAGCGTATGTTGGCGTGGGCGCGTTTAATTTTATTTCACGGCGAGCTTACGAAACGCTCGGCACGCACAGGCGATTGCGAGCCGAAGTCGCCGATGATGTTATGCTTGGCTATTACGCCAAACAAGCTGGCTTTGGAACGCACATTTTAAATGGTTACGACAAACTCTCCGTTCGCTGGCGCGAAGGCTTTCTGGATACGTTGCGCGGCATTGAGCGCAGCGGTTTTCCTGGCGTAAATTATTCTTGGCTGTGGGTATTGGCTGGCGTTTTTGGCTCGGTTTTCGGATTGATACTTCCCTATTGGCTCTTGTTTTTCCCTGGACTGCTTGCGAAAATTACCGCCGCTATCTCATTTTTGCTCATTTGGCTAAGCTATGTTACGTTGGGAAATCCTCTGGGAAAATCCGCTATGGCAACCGCACTTCATCCATTTATCACCATTGCCTTTATGTATGCGCTCGTAAAATCGGCAGTAAAAATCACGATGGAAGGCGGCGTGTGGTGGCGAGAGACTTTTTATCCATTGGAATTGCTCAAGCAAAAAGTAGCAAACCCGTCGAATGCGTCATCTTACCAAACAAGCGAGGAATTTTAA
- the queA gene encoding tRNA preQ1(34) S-adenosylmethionine ribosyltransferase-isomerase QueA has product MNVSDFDYTLPDEQIAKYPPKERGTTKLLALNRKTGEVQHSLYRSLDAFLEPGDLLVLNNTKVIKARLQANKPTGASVELLLLEKHEGPQQIVMYGGKIKAGNTLLVGEDEVLVEEILGNGLAKVSAAVPLLSLVEKYGNVPIPPYLNRKAEKSDEMRYQTVFAKEQGSVAAPTASLNFTESLEKKLKEKGVQLAFLTLHVGLGTFMPIRTETLSAHEMHREFYHISHETAAAIRLAKAEKRRVVALGTTVTRAIEHASARLLAHEPAELAGEADIFIYPGGYEFQIVDALLTNFHAPRSTVLMLAAAFAGAAHLKAAYEAALQNDYHFLSYGDSMFIF; this is encoded by the coding sequence ATGAACGTTTCGGATTTTGATTACACGCTACCCGATGAACAAATTGCTAAATATCCGCCAAAAGAGCGAGGAACAACCAAACTTTTGGCGCTCAATCGCAAGACGGGCGAAGTTCAGCATAGTTTATATCGCAGCTTGGATGCGTTTTTAGAACCTGGCGATTTGCTTGTTTTGAACAACACAAAAGTGATCAAAGCGCGCCTTCAGGCCAATAAGCCAACGGGCGCCAGCGTAGAGCTTTTGCTATTGGAAAAACATGAAGGGCCACAACAAATCGTTATGTACGGCGGAAAAATTAAGGCTGGAAATACGCTGCTTGTTGGAGAAGACGAGGTGCTGGTTGAGGAAATTTTGGGAAACGGCTTGGCTAAGGTTTCGGCGGCTGTTCCACTTTTATCGTTGGTTGAAAAATATGGCAATGTTCCGATTCCACCGTACCTAAATCGCAAAGCCGAAAAAAGCGACGAAATGCGTTATCAGACGGTGTTTGCCAAAGAACAAGGCTCGGTGGCTGCACCAACAGCGTCGCTTAATTTCACCGAGTCGCTTGAGAAAAAGCTCAAGGAAAAAGGCGTGCAACTGGCCTTCTTGACGCTTCATGTTGGGCTGGGAACGTTCATGCCGATTCGCACCGAAACGCTTTCGGCACATGAAATGCACCGTGAGTTTTATCATATTTCGCATGAAACTGCCGCAGCCATTCGATTGGCAAAAGCCGAAAAACGACGGGTTGTCGCGCTGGGAACAACGGTGACACGCGCGATCGAGCATGCAAGCGCGCGCCTTTTAGCGCACGAGCCCGCCGAACTTGCTGGCGAAGCCGACATTTTTATTTATCCAGGCGGATATGAATTTCAAATCGTGGATGCTTTGCTCACAAACTTTCACGCGCCACGCTCAACCGTTTTGATGCTGGCTGCCGCGTTTGCCGGCGCAGCGCATCTAAAAGCGGCCTACGAAGCCGCCCTGCAAAACGACTATCATTTTCTTAGCTACGGCGATAGCATGTTTATTTTCTAA
- a CDS encoding 3-deoxy-D-manno-octulosonic acid transferase, with protein MKILGFFNAKIRATLLGRENLFQRIRAKQKALTHKSGFRLWVHAASVGEFEQARPIVKAIREKDPDAAIILTFLSVSGYEARKNTKEADLVTYLPADTPSNARKFLDLLQPDALLLMRYDFWPNHLFEAKRRGIYLMLAAAVLQPDSTYNKPIIRGFYQTIFSLFDQIFTVAEDDAKNFKTLFGLDRVQQAGEPRIDQVIWRSQQQERVAHLKPIYNERLVLVAGSVWKTDEAHLIPAYQSVREKLLNYPISLILVPHEIGQENLNRMADDLKSKHLSYQFISRLHSNFNTETVLIIDEIGYLAELYSLAHIAYIGGGFGVHVHNTLEAAVYHLPLIYGPHFHKSPEAKAFQKLGGATVVSNTQSLEKILYDLFSTDELREKMGKIAGNYVHSRAGATQKIAGALLPAQKNAPPHRGNTLNAT; from the coding sequence TTGAAAATTCTTGGATTCTTCAACGCCAAAATTCGGGCAACGCTTTTGGGACGAGAAAATCTCTTTCAACGCATTCGCGCCAAACAAAAAGCGCTGACGCATAAAAGCGGATTTCGACTTTGGGTACACGCAGCTTCTGTTGGAGAATTTGAACAAGCTCGCCCAATTGTGAAAGCCATTCGCGAAAAAGATCCCGACGCTGCCATTATCCTGACCTTTCTCTCCGTTTCTGGCTACGAAGCTCGAAAAAACACCAAAGAAGCCGACCTTGTCACTTATTTGCCCGCCGATACGCCCAGCAACGCTCGCAAGTTTTTGGATTTACTTCAGCCCGATGCGCTCTTGCTCATGCGCTACGATTTCTGGCCAAACCATTTATTCGAAGCCAAACGACGCGGCATTTATCTGATGCTGGCGGCGGCAGTTCTTCAGCCAGATTCAACCTATAACAAGCCGATTATTCGCGGATTTTATCAAACCATTTTTTCGCTTTTCGATCAGATTTTTACCGTCGCTGAAGACGACGCCAAAAATTTCAAAACGCTATTCGGACTGGACCGCGTTCAGCAAGCCGGCGAACCCAGAATTGATCAAGTGATTTGGCGCAGTCAGCAGCAAGAACGCGTCGCGCACTTGAAGCCGATCTACAACGAGCGATTAGTTCTTGTGGCCGGAAGTGTTTGGAAAACAGATGAAGCCCATTTGATTCCTGCGTATCAATCGGTTAGGGAAAAATTGCTAAACTATCCAATTTCTTTGATTTTAGTCCCGCATGAAATCGGCCAGGAAAACCTGAATCGAATGGCCGATGATCTGAAATCGAAACATCTGAGCTATCAATTTATCAGTCGATTGCATAGCAATTTCAACACAGAAACCGTGCTCATCATTGATGAAATCGGTTATTTAGCGGAGCTTTATTCACTTGCGCACATCGCGTATATTGGCGGCGGATTTGGGGTTCATGTGCATAACACGCTCGAAGCCGCGGTTTATCATTTGCCCTTGATTTATGGACCGCACTTTCATAAGTCGCCAGAAGCCAAAGCATTTCAGAAACTTGGCGGCGCTACGGTTGTGTCAAACACCCAGTCGCTGGAAAAAATCCTTTACGACTTGTTTTCAACCGATGAACTTCGGGAAAAAATGGGCAAAATTGCAGGAAACTATGTTCATTCGCGCGCGGGCGCAACGCAGAAAATCGCCGGTGCTTTGCTGCCTGCGCAAAAAAACGCGCCGCCTCATCGTGGAAACACGCTCAACGCAACATGA